In a single window of the Debaryomyces hansenii CBS767 chromosome A complete sequence genome:
- a CDS encoding DEHA2A09702p (no similarity), producing MSIIEPFVLESSNGSITVDGINQLECFIPESHRFKEKYVKNTMESSNLSIGEQIAYQWTKPETGGFYQNEEFGSLGMKYHLWIDERIEMDDDENFDKAELAELFTSNSAISSLSHTLFRQNKKIEPTEHNGITTSIIPAIFDCSSDDVDIKCLFFTRNNKYDIQSMLKLQDWENILRITLSQLINDGYVGGKVTVLPSDKSFEISLKLGLALEPKVLEEEYINSKSMKLRETILNEI from the coding sequence ATGAGCATAATTGAACCTTTTGTACTTGAATCTAGCAATGGTAGTATTACTGTTGACGGAATTAATCAACTAGAATGTTTTATTCCCGAATCACATCgattcaaagaaaaatacgTGAAAAATACTATGGAAAGCAGCAATTTATCTATCGGTGAACAAATTGCATACCAATGGACGAAACCCGAAACAGGTGGGTTTTATCAAAATGAGGAATTCGGTCTGTTAGGAATGAAATATCATCTATGGATCGATGAACGTATAGAAATggatgacgatgaaaattttgacaAAGCTGAACTAGCTGAACTATTCACGTCCAACAGTGCTATTAGCAGTTTAAGTCATACTCTTTTTCGCCAGAATAAGAAAATAGAACCTACTGAACATAATGGAATAACTACTTCTATTATTCCGGcaatatttgattgttCTTCTGACGACGTTGACATTAAGTGTCTCTTCTTTACTcgtaataataaatatgatataCAATCGATGCTCAAATTGCAAGACTGGGAGAATATTTTAAGAATCACACTATcacaattaattaatgatggTTATGTTGGTGGTAAGGTTACGGTTTTACCCAGTGATAAATCGTTCGAAATTCTGCTTAAGCTAGGTTTAGCGTTGGAGCCAAAGgttttggaagaagaatacATAAATCTGAAATCAATGAAACTAAGGGAGACTATTTTAAACGAAATTTAG
- a CDS encoding DEHA2A09724p (weakly similar to uniprot|O94628 Schizosaccharomyces pombe SPBC1347): MTEDQHKLAIEANIKVFDSKMAEDYDKRDAMQFLSIFFAKSLLEFDVSSPRKTPEESNKLIGDPEQPYNGFSPDKSLPDPHTFGTQFPGSVFKPGMKMMDFACGTGILTQYFAPYLATNSDQTSDIIGVDINSTFLAKYNEKASHVNATYDGVAMTSYLCDILDPTAQEVVSQFEGSMDLITCTLSYHHIDNYEKVTQKLSTFLRPGGWLFIVDFYNEDVETSVSATKSASEAVRHMGGLKVDALNKTLGEYSNLANVSSAREARVYLWQEQPFIEHHLPDEINEKLKNNQLRSKISNGTTVYLVETSLILAIGQKK, translated from the coding sequence ATGACAGAAGACCAGCATAAACTTGCAATTGAAGCTAATATCAAGGTGTTTGACTCGAAGATGGCCGAGGATTACGATAAGCGTGATGCGATGCAGTTTTTGAGTATCTTCTTCGCCAAATCTTTATTGGAATTTGATGTAAGCAGTCCACGAAAGACCCCTGAAGagtcaaataaattgatcGGAGATCCAGAACAGCCGTACAATGGGTTCTCGCCAGATAAGTCATTGCCAGATCCACATACATTCGGGACGCAATTTCCCGGCAGTGTGTTCAAGCCAggaatgaagatgatggATTTCGCATGTGGAACAGGTATACTTACTCAGTATTTTGCTCCGTATTTAGCTACAAATTCGGATCAGACGTCCGATATCATTGGCGTTGACATAAACTCAACCTTCTTGGCCAAGTATAACGAAAAGGCCAGCCATGTCAATGCTACATACGATGGGGTCGCGATGACATCATACTTGTGCGATATCTTGGACCCTACGGCACAGGAAGTAGTATCTCAGTTTGAAGGTTCTATGGATCTTATTACATGTACGCTTTCTTACCATCACATAGACAACTACGAGAAAGTGACCCAGAAGTTGTCCACGTTTCTCAGACCTGGAGGGTGGTTGTTCATTGTCGACTTCTACAACGAGGACGTTGAGACATCTGTTTCCGCTACCAAAAGTGCATCCGAAGCTGTCAGACACATGGGTGGCTTGAAAGTCGACGCGCTCAACAAAACATTGGGTGAATATTCCAATCTCGCTAACGTTTCGAGTGCAAGAGAGGCCCGAGTGTACTTGTGGCAGGAACAGCCATTTATCGAGCACCACTTGCCCGACGAAATCAacgaaaaattgaaaaataaccAGCTCAGATCCAAAATATCCAATGGAACAACCGTATACTTGGTCGAGACCAGTTTGATCTTGGCTATTGGCCAGAAAAAGTAG
- a CDS encoding DEHA2A09746p (similar to uniprot|P33296 Saccharomyces cerevisiae YER100W UBC6 Ubiquitin-conjugating enzyme involved in ER-associated protein degradation) has protein sequence MASRQSQKRLTKEYKAITLNPPPYVSAKPNDENILEWHYVITGPPHTPFEEGQYHGILRFPSEYPFKPPSISMITPNGRFACNTRLCLSMSDYHPDTWNPAWSVATILTGLLSFMTGDESTTGSITTSDNVKKRLARSSKEWNNAENQRFTKQFPDLVAQNKVDVAARNAREQAAATTDSTDPEKPFDVRENIDSLDPEDRARLLVEQDDHSTPSFGVQRFTLVGVVVAAFIAAYFNFFSRT, from the coding sequence ATGGCATCTAGACAATCCCAGAAGAGACTAACAAAGGAATATAAGGCTATTACGCTTAATCCGCCCCCATATGTCAGCGCCAAGCCGAAcgatgaaaatatattggaGTGGCACTATGTGATAACAGGACCACCCCACACGCCATTCGAAGAGGGCCAGTACCATGGGATCTTGCGGTTCCCATCAGAATACCCGTTCAAGCCACCATCGATCTCGATGATCACTCCTAACGGGAGATTTGCATGCAACACAAGATTATGTCTCTCGATGAGTGATTACCATCCCGACACCTGGAATCCGGCGTGGAGTGTAGCCACGATTTTGACGGGGCTTCTCAGCTTCATGACGGGCGACGAGTCCACCACCGGGTCGATCACTACCAGCGACAACGTCAAGAAGAGACTCGCACGCTCGAGTAAAGAGTGGAACAACGCCGAGAACCAGCGGTTTACAAAGCAGTTTCCTGACTTGGTGGCCCAGAATAAGGTCGATGTCGCGGCCAGAAACGCTCGTGAGCAGGCCGCAGCCACCACCGACTCCACAGACCCAGAAAAGCCCTTCGATGTCCGGGAAAACATCGATCTGTTGGACCCCGAGGACAGAGCCAGGCTTCTTGTCGAACAGGACGACCATCTGACCCCCTCGTTTGGCGTGCAGCGATTCACCCTTGTTGGTGTGGTGGTCGCAGCCTTCATTGCAGCctatttcaactttttcagTCGGACCTAA
- a CDS encoding DEHA2A09768p (similar to uniprot|P34226 Saccharomyces cerevisiae YBL061C SKT5 Activator of Chs3p), with protein MSSHPYRQKAASTNAPYPVEDYGEPSPPREVGNNHSGHESSGSLGQAPGSGYQTPVQEMDIPAPLGVLGGASNEADGAAGTKAPYPVYESSTPPPVFTQKEPPLMSPNSNPLSTTSSVTNLNLNQNALDSQIFSKSENNLVASAPDFAKFGHNRSVSSTSSFFHDRSDNASMVDFSQNIIQQYLGDNSSQLLPRIKTIELYRKNAKRSNDPSVLFQYAQYMLQTALMLDSTDAGLSSTNTPQGQSIENSPKKGPLEKENNGSSLTLGSDIFKKSHNKSRSAASLDFSGSDINLDDKKLKRALLKEALFYLKKLADKGYVDSQYLLADAYSSGALGKIENREAFVLFQSAAKHGHVESAYRTSYCYEEGLGTGRDARKAVDYLKMAASKNHPAAMYKLGVYSFYGRMGLSSQVNTKKIGIKWLTRASNVANELIAAAPYELGKIYFNGFQDIVIADKKYALELYAQAAALGHVQSAAILGQCYEFGDILPQDSNLSIHYYTTAALGGDPESMLAMCAWYLVGSDPYLPKDDTEAFEWAKRAAMCELPKAQFALANFYEKGIGCIKNVHESQHWYQKAAENGDEKSLSRITNKELASSIEKKAKKRFPSSRAPASANGAQEKDCVIM; from the coding sequence ATGAGTAGTCACCCATATCGCCAAAAGGCAGCAAGTACAAATGCTCCATATCCAGTTGAGGACTACGGAGAGCCATCACCACCTCGTGAAGTCGGGAACAACCACAGTGGACACGAGTCGAGCGGATCTCTAGGACAGGCCCCAGGATCGGGATACCAGACTCCAGTTCAAGAAATGGACATTCCAGCACCTTTGGGGGTGCTAGGTGGTGCAAGCAATGAGGCGGACGGAGCAGCGGGCACCAAGGCCCCATACCCGGTGTATGAGTCGCTGACGCCACCACCGGTGTTTACACAGAAGGAACCACCGCTTATGTCTCCTAACTCGAATCCATTGTCCACCACTTCGTCTGTGACGAACCTCAATCTCAACCAAAATGCATTGGATAGCCAGATATTCTCGAAATCGGAGAACAATTTGGTGGCATCGGCGCCTGATTTCGCCAAGTTTGGCCACAACAGGTCAGTGTCGTCGACGTCATCGTTCTTCCACGACCGTTCTGACAATGCCAGTATGGTTGACTTCAGTCAAAACATTATACAGCAATATCTCGGTGATAATTCTAGCCAGTTATTGCCACGAATCAAGACCATCGAATTGTATAGGAAAAACGCAAAACGGTCGAATGACCCGAGCGTATTGTTCCAGTATGCACAGTATATGTTGCAAACAGCCCTTATGTTAGATTCGACTGATGCAGGTTTAAGTTCCACTAATACTCCCCAGGGACaatctattgaaaattcacCTAAAAAGGGTCCATTGGAAAAGGAAAACAATGGGTCGTCGTTGACATTAGGTAGtgatatattcaaaaaatcGCATAACAAGTCAAGGTCGGCTGCATCGCTCGATTTCAGCGGTTCCGACATCAATTTGGACGATAAGAAGTTGAAAAGAGCATTGTTAAAAGAAGCACTTTtctatttgaagaaattggcCGACAAAGGGTATGTTGATTCACAGTATTTGTTGGCCGATGCGTACAGTTCGGGAGCATTAGGTAAGATTGAAAACAGAGAAGCATTTGTGTTGTTTCAATCCGCGGCCAAGCACGGTCACGTAGAATCTGCTTATAGAACATCATACTGTTACGAAGAAGGATTGGGAACTGGTCGTGATGCGAGAAAGGCCgttgattatttgaagatggcGGCATCTAAAAACCACCCGGCTGCTATGTACAAATTAGGGGTGTACTCGTTCTACGGAAGAATGGGATTATCCTCGCAGGTGAATACCAAGAAGATTGGGATCAAATGGCTAACCAGAGCCTCTAACGTAGCCAACGAGCTTATTGCAGCTGCACCTTATGAGTTGggaaaaatttatttcaacGGGTTCCAAGATATTGTCATTGCTGATAAAAAATATGCATTAGAATTATACGCCCAGGCTGCAGCGCTTGGTCATGTCCAATCGGCCGCTATTCTAGGTCAATGCTACGAGTTTGGAGACATTCTTCCTCAGGACTCCAACCTCTCGATCCACTACTATACCACAGCTGCGTTAGGCGGAGACCCCGAGTCGATGTTGGCGATGTGTGCGTGGTATCTTGTTGGATCAGATCCATACTTACCCAAAGATGACACTGAGGCATTCGAGTGGGCAAAAAGGGCTGCCATGTGTGAATTGCCTAAGGCCCAGTTTGCGTTGGCTAACTTTTATGAAAAGGGAATCGGGTGTATCAAGAATGTCCACGAATCGCAGCACTGGTACCAAAAAGCAGCCGAGAACGGAGATGAGAAGTCGTTGTCGAGGATCacaaataaagaattggCGTCTTCTATCGAGAAGAAGGCCAAGAAGAGATTTCCCTCTTCAAGAGCCCCTGCGTCTGCCAATGGGGCCCAGGAAAAAGATTGTGTAATCATGTAG
- a CDS encoding DEHA2A09790p (weakly similar to CA5650|IPF7109 Candida albicans IPF7109), with translation MSANDFYSSGDQGSYEPRRDQQQGQQGQQGQQGQQGQQGEDGDRGLISTLAGGSIGAFGGSKLGGNHSTLGGIGGAIAGAIGANKVEDRFENHGSSNNNHGHSQQGGGLMSGLSSFLGGDKHEGRNDGYGGSQGGYGGNQGGYGGSHSGRHDGGRHEGGRHEGGYGGGQGGFGSGNNGGNQGGYGGGQGGYSGGQGGYGGGQGGYGGGQGGYGGGQGGYGGGQGGYGGGQGGYGGGQGGNQGGRW, from the coding sequence atgtCCGCAAACGATTTTTATTCATCCGGTGATCAAGGATCCTACGAACCAAGACGTGATCAACAACAAGGTCAACAAGGTCAACAAGGTCAACAAGGTCAACAAGGCCAACAAGGAGAAGATGGCGACAGAGGACTCATCTCTACACTTGCAGGTGGTTCTATTGGAGCATTTGGTGGATCCAAATTAGGAGGAAACCACTCCACGTTGGGTGGTATTGGTGGAGCTATTGCCGGTGCAATAGGAGCAAACAAGGTCGAAGATAGATTTGAAAACCACGGATCTTCTAACAACAACCATGGCCACAGTCAACAAGGAGGTGGATTGATGAGTGGATTGAGCAGCTTTTTAGGTGGAGACAAACACGAAGGTAGAAACGACGGCTACGGTGGTAGTCAAGGTGGATACGGTGGAAACCAAGGTGGATATGGTGGTAGTCACAGCGGTAGACATGACGGTGGCAGACATGAAGGTGGCAGACACGAAGGTGGATACGGCGGTGGCCAAGGTGGATTTGGCAGTGGAAACAATGGTGGAAACCAAGGAGGTTACGGTGGTGGTCAAGGAGGCTACAGTGGTGGTCAAGGAGGTTACGGCGGTGGCCAAGGAGGCTACGGTGGTGGTCAAGGAGGCTACGGTGGTGGTCAAGGAGGTTACGGCGGTGGCCAAGGAGGTTACGGCGGTGGCCAAGGAGGCTACGGTGGTGGTCAAGGTGGAAACCAAGGTGGTAGATggtaa
- a CDS encoding DEHA2A09812p (weakly similar to uniprot|P53086 Saccharomyces cerevisiae YGL216W KIP3 Kinesin-related motor protein involved in mitotic spindle positioning), with protein MNATGTVASSSGLNSSRESSITVAVRVRPFTPGEENNLIKLNNEEFFLGDGSLSTNNAATDTPSKKSNLMPRGIRKIINVVDDRMLIFDPPETNPLIQMQRNAFPNTKATSRIREHRFVFDKLFDIQATQEDVYNNTTRPLLDSVLDGFNATVFAYGATGCGKTHTISGTPLDPGVIFLTMKELYEKIEGLADTKLFDVSMSFLEIYNETIRDLLNPETNFKRLVLREDANKKISVSNLSSHKPKSVQEVMDLILVGNQNRTSSPTEANATSSRSHAVLQINVVQRNRTADISEEHTYATLSIIDLAGSERAAATKNRGARLNEGANINKSLLALGNCINALCDPRRRNHVPYRDSKLTRLLKFSLGGNCKTVMIVCVSPSSQHYDETLNTLKYADRAKEIKTKLIRNQHNLDRHVGSYLKMITQQKQEIEDLRAREQKVVESTIAKQNTLSQKCLNVTMDNISNLKASLSKQHQEKWKKYFFLAKRKLLLLQKLEMESLVKYLHKLSKSGNINGFQNIVNLSEQLISKITTGISDLESQYSRPNEIDYIFNESTLQMLKKLKEQEGWSDHNTVVFDSLVACLRDSLEREILFNSSILFDHLVHEIRGFDFFPKSFIDMLATYSHSEKENMHEYTTASLSNAINGLTKTLEEILDGEYDTAIENVTSSFMQRKLKEQEMQANKVNNHSIDPSIVIPKPRDCKRGSNSPLKSSPPRDFKKSITKKNGSSISPAMLQKQGKKVRWDVPNQDSTLAESDVSIDEQNTILKSDYEDDSPIGNNIIDKTNMIDDLDLKFDPTLDSPPLAQLLKDSMNRSLMADLSKGRNKHRKFQPLTNRKLSTNENSEPLTKLPLLNKQASTKITNSMQPTTPNEVPESSPNYLPGTQTNTKFKMNTLGAPSRVINRYNTYVEDDEDSRDIESNGSEKVE; from the coding sequence ATGAATGCAACTGGTACTGTGGCTTCGTCGTCTGGATTGAACAGTTCAAGAGAATCGTCGATTACAGTGGCTGTTAGGGTTAGGCCATTTACTCCTGGAGAAGAAAACAATCTTATAAagttaaataatgaagaattttttcTTGGAGATGGATCATTGAGTACTAATAACGCTGCTACTGATACACCATCAAAGAAGTCTAATTTGATGCCCAGAGGTATACGAAAAATCATAAATGTTGTGGATGATAGAATGTTGATATTTGATCCACCGGAGACCAACCCACTAATACAGATGCAGAGAAATGCGTTCCCTAATACCAAAGCCACCTCTAGGATACGAGAACATCGGTTTGTGTTTGACAAGTTATTTGATATACAAGCAACGCAAGAAGACGTGTATAACAACACTACTAGACCTTTATTAGATAGTGTTTTGGATGGCTTCAATGCAACCGTATTTGCGTACGGAGCAACTGGGTGTGGTAAGACACATACAATTCTGGGCACACCTCTTGATCCGGGGGTAATCTTCTTGACAATGAAGGAATTGTACGAGAAAATCGAGGGCCTAGCTGATACTAAACTTTTTGATGTTAGCATGTCCTTCTTAGAGATTTATAATGAGACGATACGAGATTTGCTCAATCCAGAAACAAACTTCAAGCGACTCGTTTTACGAGAGGAtgcaaataaaaaaatatcagTTTCCAATTTACTGTCGCATAAACCAAAATCTGTTCAAGAGGTTATGGATTTGATACTTGTTGGTAACCAAAATAGAACAAGTTCACCTACAGAAGCAAATGCTACGTCGTCAAGATCTCATGCCGTGCTTCAAATCAATGTAGTTCAAAGGAATAGAACTGCGGATATAAGTGAAGAGCATACTTATGCTACTTTATCAATCATTGACTTAGCTGGGAGTGAAAGAGCGGCTGCCACTAAGAATCGAGGAGCGAGATTGAATGAAGGTgcaaatatcaataaatctttgTTAGCATTGGGCAACTGTATAAATGCATTATGTGATCCCAGAAGAAGGAACCATGTTCCTTATAGGGACTCCAAACTTACTAGATTactaaaattttcattggGTGGAAACTGCAAAACGGTGATGATTGTTTGTGTGTCTCCTCTGTCTCAGCATTATGATGAAACACTTAATACTTTGAAATACGCAGATCGAGCGAAggaaatcaaaacaaaacTTATAAGAAATCAGCACAACCTTGATAGACATGTTGGCtcttatttgaaaatgattactcaacaaaaacaagaaatcGAAGATTTAAGAGCCAGGGAGCAAAAAGTGGTTGAGCTGACTATTGCAAAGCAAAACACATTGAGCCAGAAATGTCTTAATGTTACCATGGATAATATAAGTAACTTGAAAGCATCTTTATCAAAGCAACATCAAGAGAAATGGAAGaagtatttcttcttgGCTAAGAggaaattattattacttcAAAAACTCGAAATGGAATCCTTGGTAAAATACCTCCACAAATTGAGCAAGAGTGGAAACATCAATGGCTTTCAAAACATTGTCAATTTGTCAGAACAGTTGATTTCCAAAATAACCACTGGCATTTCTGACCTAGAGTCCCAATATTCCCGACCCAATGAAATTGActatatttttaatgaatccaCGCTAcaaatgttgaagaagCTAAAAGAGCAAGAGGGATGGTCGGATCATAATACGGTAGTATTTGATTCGTTAGTTGCATGCCTAAGAGATTCCTTAGAAAGAGAAATactattcaattcatctatTTTGTTCGATCATCTTGTCCACGAAATACGAggttttgatttcttccCCAAAAGTTTCATAGACATGTTGGCTACGTATTCCCACTCCGAAAAGGAAAACATGCACGAGTATACTACGGCCAGCTTGTCAAATGCAATAAATGGACTTACTAAAACTTTAGAGGAAATTCTTGATGGTGAGTATGATACTGCGATTGAAAATGTTACTTCGTCATTTAtgcaaagaaaattaaaagaacaagaaatgCAAGCAAATAAAGTTAATAATCATTCTATTGATCCTTCTATAGTCATACCAAAACCTAGGGATTGCAAACGAGGTTCCAATTCACCCTTAAAGTCTTCTCCTCCGAGagatttcaagaaatctATAACCAAGAAGAATGGATCGAGTATTTCACCAGCCATGCTACAAAAGCAAGGTAAGAAAGTTCGTTGGGATGTTCCTAATCAAGACTCAACGTTGGCTGAGAGTGATGTAAGCATAGACGAGCAAAATACCATCCTCAAAAGTGATTATGAAGATGACTCGCCTATAGGAAACAATATCATTGATAAGACAAATATGATAGATGACTTGGATCTAAAATTTGATCCAACGCTTGACTCACCCCCATTGGCCCAACTACTCAAAGATAGCATGAATCGAAGTCTAATGGCAGATTTGAGCAAGGGTAGGAACAAGCATCGCAAATTCCAGCCGCTAACCAATCGTAAGTTATCCACGAATGAAAATAGCGAACCGTTAACCAAGCTTCCACTATTAAATAAACAGGCGAGCACCAAGATAACCAACTCAATGCAACCGACCACGCCAAATGAGGTGCCCGAATCGAGCCCAAACTATCTCCCTGGGACTCAAACGAACACTAAGTTTAAAATGAACACGTTGGGGGCCCCATCTAGAGTTATCAATAGATATAACACCTATGTGGAAGACGACGAGGATTCTAGGGATATAGAGAGCAATGGATCAGAGAAAGTCGAGTAG
- a CDS encoding DEHA2A09834p (similar to uniprot|P40501 Saccharomyces cerevisiae YIL088C AVT7), producing MPTVDLHQGASMVSSAINLMKTIIGAGLLSMPYTYSTDGSIIGTVIILLAALTSGYGLFLQGYVSKYAPLGHATFFNICSITYPSLSVVFDIAIAVQCFGCAISYLVLIGDLMPTIITSISFVSDEHYRTFWILVSTVICVPLSFMKNLSSLQYTSILGLVAIFYMALLVITHFLIDDIPDSSKGEIKLFPPNILGMFSTFSIAVFAFTGHQNMFSIINEAKDKSLKSITELINIAIIVSSVLFIVVGLAGYSTFGDKVNGNVILSYPNSWTTTLGRLCIVFMVVFSFPLMLHPARISVNNIYHTVYSKIMEKEDHGDTDDETTALLDDASQEIHESGSVSEDLSMKTTIVPFSRNVFLAITTILLITGYTFAITIKSFAFVLAIIGATGSTAISFILPGLFGYKLIGSEVDYPSKTDLLLKSCSLALVIWGFGVMFLCLYTTLFMDSY from the coding sequence ATGCCCACAGTTGATTTACATCAAGGGGCATCCATGGTGTCATCCGCAATCAATTTAATGAAGACTATTATTGGTGCAGGCCTCCTTTCAATGCCATATACCTATTCTACAGATGGTAGCATTATAGGTACAGTGATTATATTACTAGCAGCTCTTACATCAGGATATGgtctttttcttcaaggATATGTTTCAAAATATGCTCCTTTGGGTCATGCAACATTCTTTAACATTTGCTCTATCACATATCCCTCCTTGTCCGTGGTATTCGACATTGCAATCGCAGTCCAGTGCTTTGGATGTGCCATTTCATATTTGGTATTAATTGGGGATTTGATGCCTACGATTATTACCAGTATTTCTTTTGTCTCGGATGAGCATTATAGAACGTTTTGGATTCTTGTTTCGACAGTTATCTGTGTTCCATTGTCATTCATGAAGAATTTGTCATCTCTCCAGTATACATCTATATTGGGGTTGGTAGCAATTTTCTACATGGCATTGTTGGTAATTACTCATTTTCTTATCGATGATATCCCGGATAGCTCCAAAggtgaaattaaattgtttCCCCCAAATATCTTAGGAATGTTCAGTACCTTCTCGATTGCTGTGTTTGCTTTCACTGGTCATCAAAACatgttttcaataattaaTGAAGCCAAGGATAAGTCGTTGAAGAGCATCACGGAGCTAATTAATATAGCTATAATTGTATCATCTGTGTTGTTTATTGTAGTTGGATTAGCTGGATATTCTACTTTTGGAGATAAAGTTAATGGAAATGTCATCTTACTGTATCCTAACTCGTGGACTACTACATTAGGACGCCTCTGCATAGTGTTCATGGTTGTTTTTTCATTCCCATTAATGCTTCATCCAGCAAGAATTTCAGTAAATAATATCTATCATACGGTCTATTCCAAAATCATGGAAAAGGAAGATCATGGAGACACAGACGACGAGACAACTGCCTTGCTAGATGATGCCTCGCAGGAAATTCACGAGTCAGGTTCTGTACTGGAAGACTTGTCAATGAAGACTACTATTGTTCCTTTTTCACGCAATGTATTCTTAGCGATAACTACAATCTTGTTGATTACAGGGTACACGTTTGCTATCactattaaatcatttgcATTTGTCTTAGCCATTATTGGAGCCACAGGCTCTACGGCTATCTCATTCATATTACCGGGCTTATTTGgttataaattaattggtTCTGAAGTCGATTATCCATCAAAGACTGACCTTTTATTAAAGTCATGTTCACTTGCGTTAGTGATTTGGGGATTTGGGGTTATGTTTTTATGTTTATACACAACTTTATTCATGGATAGTTATTAA
- a CDS encoding DEHA2A09856p (similar to CA5652|IPF19815 Candida albicans IPF19815), with protein sequence MSSSSQTKPVDTSPIIKKHNEKYHNSYLAMVERNQIPLSRALLCGIHLFNYIFPGGFASKFIRLQHRTGTSYSGSALYDIGIDDGYYIVHWVILLTFLRSFLMQWCFEPFASYFCNIHSRKAKVRFSEQSWSFVYYSFSFTYGAYLYYNSSYWLNFDQIFANWPHYQLGSLFKKYYLISMGFWLQQIFVLNIEERRKDHFQMFSHHIITCLLLTGSYYYYYNRIGHLILMIMDSVDIFLAAAKLLKYSGYNNACDYMFVFFMVSWVVLRHGLYNYLFYQSWHNASSLMSNSECIPGQFQKRCWTPTILNSFFFLLGGLQVITMIWMYLISKVAYKVISGKGAEDVRSDEDDSDYEEDSNIAPDGHHSSNKRRDYPNIGSDINIK encoded by the coding sequence atgtcttcatcatctcAGACTAAACCAGTTGACACATCACCAATTATCAAGAAACacaatgaaaaatatcataattcATATTTAGCTATGGTCGAGAGGAACCAAATACCGTTGTCTCGAGCGCTTTTATGTGGTATACACCTATTTAACTATATCTTTCCAGGAGGGTTTGCATCGAAATTTATTCGCTTACAGCACCGAACAGGTACTTCGTACAGTGGGAGTGCATTGTACGATATTGGGATCGACGACGGGTATTATATTGTTCACTGGGTTATATTGCTAACGTTTCTTAGATCGTTTCTCATGCAGTGGTGCTTTGAACCATTTGCCTCATACTTCTGTAATATTCATTCTAGAAAGGCTAAGGTGAGATTTTCCGAACAAAGTTGGTCGTTTGTATActattcattttctttcacATATGGTgcttatttatattacaaCTCGTCATACTGGCTCAATTTCGATCAGATTTTCGCAAACTGGCCGCATTATCAACTAGGGTcgttattcaagaaatacTACCTCATTTCTATGGGATTCTGGTTGCAGCAGATTTTCGTGttgaatattgaagaaagaagaaaggaTCATTTCCAGATGTTCAGTCACCATATAATTACGTGTTTGTTGCTCACTGGGTcatattactattattataatagaATCGGTCATTTAATCTTGATGATTATGGATTCAGTAGACATATTCTTAGCAGCTGCGAaacttttgaaatattcgGGTTACAACAATGCCTGTGACTATATGtttgttttcttcatgGTTTCGTGGGTAGTGTTGAGGCATGGCctttacaattatttattctaCCAGAGTTGGCATAATGCATCGAGTTTAATGAGCAATTCAGAATGTATTCCAGGTCAGTTTCAAAAAAGATGCTGGACGCCGACAATTCTTAATAGtttcttttttttgttaGGTGGTTTGCAGGTAATCACAATGATCTGGATGTACCTTATTTCGAAGGTTGCCTACAAAGTTATTCTGGGGAAAGGAGCAGAAGACGTTAGAagtgatgaagacgatCTGGACTACGAAGAAGATAGTAATATAGCGCCTGATGGCCACCATTCTTCGAATAAGAGAAGAGACTATCCTAATATCGGAAGTGACATTAATATAAAGTAA